The Halobacterium hubeiense genome contains the following window.
GCGGTTGCCGCGGGCTGTTACGTCGCGGGCGCGGACGTCACGCTCGTCCACGACGGCGACGACGTGCCGTACGCGGAGACGGTACAGGTCGAGACCGCCGCGGAGATGCTGGCGGCGGCCCGGGACGCGTGCGCGGACGCCGACGCCCTGATTTCGGCGGCCGCGGTCAGCGACTACACCGTCGAGGCCAACGACGAGAAGATTCGCTCCGGGCAGGACCTCACGCTCGACCTCGAACCGACGCCGAAGCTCATCGACGAGATTCGCGACGCCCACCCCGACCTCACCATCGTCGGGTTCAAGGCCGAGACCTCGGGCGACGACGACGCGATGGTCGCCGCCGCGCGGAAGACCCTCGACCGTGCCGACCTCTCGTTCGTCGTCGCCAACGACGCCAGCGTGATGGGCGACGAGGACACCCGCGTCCTGTTCGTGACCCGCGAGTCGGTCACGGAGTTCGTCGGCAGCAAGACCGCGCTCGGCCGTCGCGTCGCCGACGAGCTCGCCGCGCGGGACTGACGGCGACGACGGACTCCGGCGCGTAGCGTGGGAAACCGAAGGTATCATCATACGGCGCACCCACTCGCCGAACACGACAAATGACGCTAGCTACGCGGCCGCAGTCGGCGCTGTGGCCCGAACCACGGGGGGTGACCTGATGGCCGGCGACGACATCCTCGTCCCGGTCGACGACTCGGTGACGCTCCGGAAGACGGTGGCGTACGTCGCCGAGCGTGCCGCCGACGCCGACGGCCGGCCGACGCTGCACTTCGTCTACCCGGTCTCCGAGCGCATCGACACCAGCGAGGAGGGCGCGGAAGCCACGGGCGCCGTCGAACTCCTCGACCGCATCGAAGTGTGGGTCGAGGAGGACCTCGGTGACGGCGCCGACTCGGTCGGCGTCGAGACCGCCGTCGTCGGGCAGACCGAGTACCTGTTCAACCCCGGCGACTACGCCGACGTGCTCGTCGAGTACGCGCGACGCCACGGCGTCGAGACCGTCGTCCTCGACCCCGAGTACAACCCGCTCGGGATGGCGCCGCTGCTCCCGCCGCTGGAGGGCGAACTCGAGTCCGCGGGCCTGACCGTCGAACTCGCGCCCGTCGAGCGGGCGACCCGCCGCAGCCCGCTCACGCGGACCGCCGGCCTCGGCCAGTTCGTCGTGCTGTTCTGCTCGACGTACGCGTTCTACCTGCTCGTCTCCGGGACGCTGTCGGCGTTCGACCTCGCGACCGGCGCCATCAGCGCGGGGGTCGTCTCCGCCGTGCTGTGGCGCATCACCACCCGCGGCGAGGTCGAGCTGAGCAAGCTCGGCGGCCGGCTCGCGCGCTTCGCGCTGTACGTCCCGTTCCTGCTGTGGGAAATCGTGAAGGCGAACATCGACATCGCGTACGTCGTGCTCCACCCGCGGCTCCCCATCGACCCGAAGACGGTGGAGTTCGACGCCGCGGTGTGGTCGGCGCTCCCGGCGACGACGCTCGCGAACAGCATCACGCTGACGCCCGGGACGCTCACGGTGGACGTCACGCAGCGACACTTCACCGTCCACAGCCTCACCGTCGGCTCCCGCGAGGACTTGCTCGACGGCGCGCTCGAACGCGCGGTCCGGTTCGTGTTCTACGGCCGGCGCGCCGCTCGCATCGCCAGCCCCGCCGAGCGCGGCGCGCGCACCGACGACGAGACGGAGGGTGAGAACGCGTGACGCTGCTCACCGACATCCTGCTCGGGGGCGCGGCGGCGTTCGTCGTCGTCTCGCTGTCCATCCTCTACCGGGTCGTCAAGGGCCCGACGATGCAGGACCGCGTCATCGCGGTCAACGCCATCGGGACGAACATCGTCGTGGTCATCGCGCTCGTCGCGGCGGCCACCGGCAACCCGTCGGCGCTGGACATCGCCATCGTGTACGCGCTGTTGAACTTCCTGATGAGCATCGCCATCTCGAAGTTCACCGTCGAGCGGGGTGGTGTGCTGTGACGCCCCGCGAGATTGCGGTGCTGGCGCTGGTCGCCGGCGGCGCGTTCTTCGCGTTCGTCGCGGCGGTCGGGCTCCTCCGACTGCCCGACGTCTACACGCGGGCCCACGCCGCCTCGAAGAGCGACACGCTCGGCGCCGGCCTCGCGCTCGCGGCGGTCGCCGCCACGTTCGGCTTCGACCTCTCCAGCGCGAAGGCCGCGCTGCTCGTCCTGTTCATGTTCATCACGAACCCGACCGCGGCCCACGCCATCGCGCGCGCCGCCGCCGACCAGGGCATCGAACCGTGGACGACCGAGGAGGGTGACAGCGAATGAACTTCGAACTCCCGCTCATCGCGTTCGTGCTCGCGTCCGCGCTGGCGACCGCCGTCCTCCGGGACGTGCTCGGCGCCATCATCGCGTTCGCGACGTACAGCCTCGGCATCGCCGTCGTCTGGGTGGTGCTGCAGGCGCCCGACGTCGGCCTCACGGAGGCCGCGGTCGGCGCCGGCGTCACCACCGTGCTGTTCCTGTTGACCATCGCGAAGACGGTGCGGCCGTCCGGGGACCGGCTGCTCGAACGGCTCGACGTGCCCGCGCTCGCCGTCGCCGTGCTGTTCGTCGCCGTGCTGGCGACGACGCTCACCGACCTCCCCGCTATCGGCGACCCGGACAACGTCGTCATCACGTCGGAGGTCACGACCTACTACCTCGAGAACGCGTACAAGGAAGCCGGCGTGAAGAACGCCGTCACTGCCGTCCTCGCGGCGTACCGCGGGTTCGACACGCTCGGCGAGGCGGTCGTCGTCTACTCGGCGGGCGTCGGACTGCTCGTCGTGCTCAAGAAGGAGGTGTTCGCATGAGCCAGTCTAACTCCGAGAGCGACCTTGAGGCCGCCGAGACCGCCGACGACCTGCGCTCGTACGTCGAGAGCCCCATCATCATGGCGACGGTGCGCGTCGTCGCGCCGTTCGTGTTCACGTACGGCCTCTACCTGATGTTCCACGGCGCCGACTCCTCCGGCGGCGGGTTCCAGGGCGGCGTCGTCGTCGCCACGGTGATGTTGATGCTCGGCATCGCGTTCGGCATCGACCCGCTACGGGAGTGGGTCGGGGAATCGACGCTCGTGCTCGTCGTCGTCGGCGGCGTCGCGGCGTTCGTCGCCATCGGCGTCGGCACCGTCGTCGCGGGCGGCGGCTTCCTCGACTACTCGGCGTACGGCATCCACCACGCCAGCAAGTACGGCATCGAAGCGGTGGAACTGTTCATCGGCGTCATCGTCGCGAGCACCATCACCGGGTTGTTCTTCGCCATCGACGCCGGCAAGGACGGAGGTGACAACGAATGATAGACCTACTCGTCACCCGGGACTACTACGTCGCGGCGTTCCTGCTGTTGGGCATCGGGACGTACGTGATGATAGCCGCCGGGAACTTCGTGAAGAAAGTCATCGGCATGAACATCTTCCAGACCGGCATCTTCCTGTTCTTCATCGCGTCGGCGTACCTCGAAGGCGGGACGGCGCCCGTGCTGAGCGACGGCGGCCCGTACGTCAGTCCGCTGCCGCACGTGCTCATCCTCACCGCCATCGTCGTCGGCGTCGCGCTGACGGCGGTCGCGCTCGGGATGATCGTCCGCATCTACGCGGAGTACGGCACGCTCACCGAGGACACCCTCAAGGAGGTGCGCAACAGTGAGTGACCTCGTCGCGCTCGCGGTCGTCGTCCCCATCGTCGGGTCGCTCGCGGCGTTCGTCGCTGGGGTCGCGCGCTCGGAGAGCGGCTGGCCGGTCGCGGTCGTCGCGTGCCTCGTCCAGCTCGCGGTCGCCGCGCAGCTCGCGGTGACAGCGTTCACCGACGGCACCATCAACTACGTCGTCGGCGGCTTCGAGGCGCCGTACGGCATCGAACTCGTCGTCGACGGGCTCTCCGCGACGATGATAGTCCTGATTGCGGTCGTCTCGCTTGGCGTGCTCGCGTACGCCCGCCGCGCCGGCCCGCGCTCGAACCCGTTCTACGCGGTGTACCTGCTGTTGGTCACCGGTCTGACCGGGATGAGCGTCACCGCCGACCTGTTCAACATGTACGTCTTCCTCGAAATCACGGGGCTGGCGGCGTACGCGCTCGTCGCCAGCGGCGACCGCGGCCGGTCGGCGGTCGCGGCGCTGAAGTACCTGCTCGTGGGGACGGTCGGCGCGTCCCTGTTCCTGCTCGGCGTCGGGTACGCGTACATCGACACCGGGACGCTGAACATGGCCGACCTCGGCATGAAACTCGCCGAGAACGGCTACGACGCGACGCTCACGCAGGCAGCGTTCGCGTTCATCGTCGTCGGCCTGTTCATCAAGGTCGCGGTGTTCCCGCTGCACACGTGGCAGCCCGACGCGTACGCGGGCGCCCCGGACAGCGTCAGCGCGTTCATCTCCGCGCTCGTCTCCACGGTCGCGGCGTACGCGCTGTTGCGCATCGTCTACACGGTGTTCGGCGCCGCGTTCCTCGCGAACAACGAACTGGCGAACGTCATCCTCGTCGGCGGCGCCGTCGTCAGCATCGTCGTCGGCAGCCTGCTCGCAATCTCGCAGTCCGAAGTCAAGCGGATGCTGGCGTACTCGTCGGTCTCGCAGTTCGGGCTCGTGGTCGCCGCCATCTCCATCGGGAACGTCACCGCGCTGATGGGCGCGGCCGTCCACCTCGTCGGCCACGCCATCATGAAGGGCGGGCTGTTCCTCACCGCGGGGCTGGTCGCCACGGAGACCGGCGCGCGCCGCGTCGAGGAGTTCGACGGGCTCGTCCAGCGCTCCCCACTCGGCGCGGGCGCGTTCGGCGCGCTCGCGGTGGCGATGGTCGGCATCCCGCCGACGATTGGCTTCGCGGGCAAGTGGTACGTCGCCGTCGGCGCCGCCGAGTCGGGGTCGTGGGCGCTGCTCGCGGTCATCGTCGGGAGCACGCTCCTGACGCTGGCGTACTTCGCGCGGCTCGTCGAGCGGATGTTCTTCCGCGAGCCCAGCGACGACCTCGAACCCGCCGGCGAGGCGGTCGCCGACGGCGGCGAGACCGCCGGCGTCTCCCTCGGGATGCAGGCGGCGGTCGTCGCCGCGGTCGTCGCCGCGGTCGCGCTCGGGTTCGCGGTGTTCGGCTACAGTGACCAGCTCCGACCGACCATCGAGGTGCTCCTCTCATGACTGAAATCACTTCCATCCGGCCGCTCGCTGCGGTGCTCGTGTCGGCGGTCGCGGTCGCGCCGATTCTGGCGTCCCGCGGCCGGCAGAACGTCCGCGAGGCGTGGACGGTGCTGGCGGCGCTGGCGAAGTTCGGGCTGGTGGCCAGCATGGTGCCGGCCGCCCTCGCCGGCGACGTCTACGTCACCGAGCTCGGGACGTTCGTCCCGGGCGTGAAGTTCACTCTCCAGGCGGACGCGCTCGGCCTGCTGTTCGCGCTGCTGGCGAGCACTCTCTGGATCGTCACGAGCTTCTACAGCATGGGCTACATGCGGGGGCTCGACGAAGACCACCAGACGCGGTACTTCGCGTCGTTCGCCGGCAGCGTCTCCGCCGCCGTCGGCGTCGCGTTCGCGTCGAACCTCGTCGTCCTCTACGTGTTCTACGAGCTGCTGACGGTCGCGACGTACCCGCTGGTCGCCCACGACGGCACCGACGAGGCGCGCGCCGCCGGCCGCAAGTACCTCGCGTACACGTTCGGCGGCGGCGTCGCCGTGCTCGCCGGGACGCTGCTGGTCTACCAGCTCACGGGGACGGTGGCGTTCACGACCGGCGGCATCGGCGACCTCGCGACCGCCGACCCGACGCTCGCTCGCGCGGTGTTCGCGCTGCTGGTCACCGGCTTCGGCGTGAAGGCCGCGCTGATGCCGATGCACTCGTGGCTCCCGGACGCGATGGTCGCGCCGACGCCCGTCTCGGGGCTGCTGCACGCGGTTGCGGTCGTCAAGTCCGGCGTGTTCGGCATCGCGCGCGTCCTGCTGGACGTCTTCGGCATCGACCTCGTCGCGGAACTCGGGGTCGGCGGCGTGCTCGCGGCGGTCGCCGCGTTCACGCTCGTGGTCGCCAGCGTCATCGCGCTCCGACAGGACCACCTCAAGCGCCGGCTCGCGTTCTCCACGATTAGCCAGCTGTCGTACATCGTGCTCGGCATCGCGGTCGCTGGCGCCATCGGCTCCGGCGACGCCGCGAAGTGGGCGCTCGTCGGCGGCCTCCTGCACATCCCGGCGCACGCGTTCATGAAGCTCACCCTGTTCTTCTGCGCGGGCGCGGTCCACGTCGAGACCCACACCGACTACATCTCCGAGATGGCGGGCATCGGCAAGCGGATGCCGCTCACGATGGGCGCGTTCGCCGTCGCCGCCGCCGGCATGGCCGGCATCCCGCTCATCGCGGGGTTCGTCAGCAAGTACTTCCTGCTCATCGGAACCGTCTCCGGGGGCTACCTCGCGTTCACCGGCGCGCTGTTGCTCTCGGGCATCCTGAACATCGCGTACTTCTGGCCGGTCGTCTACACCGCGTTCTTCGAGAGCGCCGACGGCGCCGACGGGAAGCCGCTCGTCTCCAGCCCGTTCGGCGGCCGCTCCACGAGTGAAGTCAGGGCCGACGGCGGCCACGACCACGGCCACGGCGCGTTCGAGCGCCGCGCGCCGAACGGCGCGGAGTCGACGTGGTTCGTCCTCGCGCCGATTCTGTTCGCGGCCGCCGGCTCCGTCGTGCTCGGCGTCGTGCCGGACGCCGCGGTGTTCCTCCAGCTCGTGCGTGAGGTCG
Protein-coding sequences here:
- a CDS encoding monovalent cation/H+ antiporter subunit E — protein: MAGDDILVPVDDSVTLRKTVAYVAERAADADGRPTLHFVYPVSERIDTSEEGAEATGAVELLDRIEVWVEEDLGDGADSVGVETAVVGQTEYLFNPGDYADVLVEYARRHGVETVVLDPEYNPLGMAPLLPPLEGELESAGLTVELAPVERATRRSPLTRTAGLGQFVVLFCSTYAFYLLVSGTLSAFDLATGAISAGVVSAVLWRITTRGEVELSKLGGRLARFALYVPFLLWEIVKANIDIAYVVLHPRLPIDPKTVEFDAAVWSALPATTLANSITLTPGTLTVDVTQRHFTVHSLTVGSREDLLDGALERAVRFVFYGRRAARIASPAERGARTDDETEGENA
- a CDS encoding cation:proton antiporter, which produces MTLLTDILLGGAAAFVVVSLSILYRVVKGPTMQDRVIAVNAIGTNIVVVIALVAAATGNPSALDIAIVYALLNFLMSIAISKFTVERGGVL
- the mnhG gene encoding monovalent cation/H(+) antiporter subunit G, which produces MTPREIAVLALVAGGAFFAFVAAVGLLRLPDVYTRAHAASKSDTLGAGLALAAVAATFGFDLSSAKAALLVLFMFITNPTAAHAIARAAADQGIEPWTTEEGDSE
- a CDS encoding DUF4040 domain-containing protein, translating into MNFELPLIAFVLASALATAVLRDVLGAIIAFATYSLGIAVVWVVLQAPDVGLTEAAVGAGVTTVLFLLTIAKTVRPSGDRLLERLDVPALAVAVLFVAVLATTLTDLPAIGDPDNVVITSEVTTYYLENAYKEAGVKNAVTAVLAAYRGFDTLGEAVVVYSAGVGLLVVLKKEVFA
- a CDS encoding MnhB domain-containing protein, with protein sequence MSQSNSESDLEAAETADDLRSYVESPIIMATVRVVAPFVFTYGLYLMFHGADSSGGGFQGGVVVATVMLMLGIAFGIDPLREWVGESTLVLVVVGGVAAFVAIGVGTVVAGGGFLDYSAYGIHHASKYGIEAVELFIGVIVASTITGLFFAIDAGKDGGDNE
- a CDS encoding cation:proton antiporter subunit C, whose translation is MIDLLVTRDYYVAAFLLLGIGTYVMIAAGNFVKKVIGMNIFQTGIFLFFIASAYLEGGTAPVLSDGGPYVSPLPHVLILTAIVVGVALTAVALGMIVRIYAEYGTLTEDTLKEVRNSE
- a CDS encoding monovalent cation/H+ antiporter subunit D family protein: MSDLVALAVVVPIVGSLAAFVAGVARSESGWPVAVVACLVQLAVAAQLAVTAFTDGTINYVVGGFEAPYGIELVVDGLSATMIVLIAVVSLGVLAYARRAGPRSNPFYAVYLLLVTGLTGMSVTADLFNMYVFLEITGLAAYALVASGDRGRSAVAALKYLLVGTVGASLFLLGVGYAYIDTGTLNMADLGMKLAENGYDATLTQAAFAFIVVGLFIKVAVFPLHTWQPDAYAGAPDSVSAFISALVSTVAAYALLRIVYTVFGAAFLANNELANVILVGGAVVSIVVGSLLAISQSEVKRMLAYSSVSQFGLVVAAISIGNVTALMGAAVHLVGHAIMKGGLFLTAGLVATETGARRVEEFDGLVQRSPLGAGAFGALAVAMVGIPPTIGFAGKWYVAVGAAESGSWALLAVIVGSTLLTLAYFARLVERMFFREPSDDLEPAGEAVADGGETAGVSLGMQAAVVAAVVAAVALGFAVFGYSDQLRPTIEVLLS
- a CDS encoding proton-conducting transporter transmembrane domain-containing protein, whose amino-acid sequence is MTEITSIRPLAAVLVSAVAVAPILASRGRQNVREAWTVLAALAKFGLVASMVPAALAGDVYVTELGTFVPGVKFTLQADALGLLFALLASTLWIVTSFYSMGYMRGLDEDHQTRYFASFAGSVSAAVGVAFASNLVVLYVFYELLTVATYPLVAHDGTDEARAAGRKYLAYTFGGGVAVLAGTLLVYQLTGTVAFTTGGIGDLATADPTLARAVFALLVTGFGVKAALMPMHSWLPDAMVAPTPVSGLLHAVAVVKSGVFGIARVLLDVFGIDLVAELGVGGVLAAVAAFTLVVASVIALRQDHLKRRLAFSTISQLSYIVLGIAVAGAIGSGDAAKWALVGGLLHIPAHAFMKLTLFFCAGAVHVETHTDYISEMAGIGKRMPLTMGAFAVAAAGMAGIPLIAGFVSKYFLLIGTVSGGYLAFTGALLLSGILNIAYFWPVVYTAFFESADGADGKPLVSSPFGGRSTSEVRADGGHDHGHGAFERRAPNGAESTWFVLAPILFAAAGSVVLGVVPDAAVFLQLVREVADAAVGVMV